Below is a genomic region from Candidatus Spechtbacterales bacterium.
GGTATTTTAACTGTTTTTGCTTATAGTTATTTAAAGAGTGAGTCTTTTGACTTGCCTGATAACAAGACAGATAAAATTAATATAGATTCTCGAGAATTTATGATAACAGACGATACTATGCACTCAATACCACTTGATGAAATACTTTCAGGAGGACCGCCAAAAGACGGCATACCCTCCATAGATGAGCCAAAATTTATATCTACATCTGAAGCAGACGAGTTTCTTAAAGACGATGAGATTGGTTTGGGGCTTTTTTATAAAGACGAAGCAAGGTTTTACCCTTTTCAAGTAATGGTTTGGCACGAAATAGTAAATGATAAGATACAAGGTGAACCTATTTTGGTAACATATTGTCCACTTTGCTTTACAGGTATTGTTTTTGAAAGCAAGGTGAACGGCGAGGCGCAGGAATTTGGCGTTTCAGGCAAGTTGTGGAAATCAAATTTGCTTATGTACAACAGAACAGGCGATCCAAATACGGAATCATTATGGTCCCAGGTGTTAGGCGAAGCTGTTGTGGGACCTGAAACAGGTACAAAGTTAAAAATAATACCGTCAGATATCGTTAGGTATTCGGACTGGAAGAATAAATACCGGGATACAAAAGTATTATCCCGCGATACCGGGCATTCAAGGTCTTATGGGCGGGATCCCTACGGTGGATATTACACATCGGACAGTTTTATATTTAACCCCGGGTTTGAAGACGAAAGGTTGCATCCCAAGGAATTTGTTGTAGGCATAGAGGTGGACGGCAAATTCAAAGCATATAAAGCAGATGTTGTAAAAGAAGGGGTTACGGAAGATAGTGTAGGCGGAGTTGGGGTAAAAATAGAAAAGAGCAGTGTGGGGGAGTTTAAATTTACAAAGGATGATTCGGGAGAAATAATCCCGCACATTAACGCGTTTTGGTTCTCTTGGGTCAGCGTGCATCCGGAAACCGAACTTTTTAAGTAGTTTGGTCGGGCAGGTCGTAGATAGAGCTATAAAAGTAATTATTAAATAATTAACAAGAAAAACTATGAAAAACGTAACTATATACTCAACACCAACGTGTCACTTCTGTCATGCAGCAAAAGAATTTTTTAAGGAGAACAATATTGAATTTACTGATTATGATGTATCAGCTGATGCAGAAAAGCGCCAAGAGATGGTGCAGAAGAGCGGACA
It encodes:
- a CDS encoding DUF3179 domain-containing protein; its protein translation is GILTVFAYSYLKSESFDLPDNKTDKINIDSREFMITDDTMHSIPLDEILSGGPPKDGIPSIDEPKFISTSEADEFLKDDEIGLGLFYKDEARFYPFQVMVWHEIVNDKIQGEPILVTYCPLCFTGIVFESKVNGEAQEFGVSGKLWKSNLLMYNRTGDPNTESLWSQVLGEAVVGPETGTKLKIIPSDIVRYSDWKNKYRDTKVLSRDTGHSRSYGRDPYGGYYTSDSFIFNPGFEDERLHPKEFVVGIEVDGKFKAYKADVVKEGVTEDSVGGVGVKIEKSSVGEFKFTKDDSGEIIPHINAFWFSWVSVHPETELFK
- a CDS encoding glutaredoxin family protein, producing MKNVTIYSTPTCHFCHAAKEFFKENNIEFTDYDVSADAEKRQEMVQKSGQMGVPVIFVDDPSNPSEQAEMIVGFDESKLKSLLGIS